The Thermocrinis ruber genome has a window encoding:
- the feoB gene encoding ferrous iron transport protein B, whose product MRINVALVGNPNVGKTSLLNHIAGTTLRVGNWAGTTVEKKEGKAFYKGYEIYLVDLPGIYSLEPFSEAEQVARDYLLSQKPDVVVNVLETPNMERDLLLTAELLEMELPTVIALNMVDEARRLGIEVDKEKLSELLGIKVVQTNGRTGEGKRELLEAIVQNYEQKIKPFSLRYSQTLEEYLSKVEGNTKFEKIKKAQELYGEDFDKLLKDERFAFAHGLFYKVVKKVNQGAFELTDSLDKLLLHPIFGLFFFLFLMFLMFKIAFDFSAPWMEWLDGFMNNFISPLIVYILGESLLSRFLSEAVVGGVGFVLTFLPLIASILFILSLLEFSGYLPRVAFLMDGLMHRLGLHGTSFIPLLLGFGCNVPAIMASRVMETKRDKLLVLAMVPFMSCPARLVVFSFFAVLFFPNPALVIFLLYLFGVLVAFLTSFFLQKLVYRGSLHHMILELPPYRLPALKLVLRITWAHVKHFIYRAGTLIFAVSVILWAMLNLPPGVSNPKDSFAGYVGRALVPIFKPMGLEDWQITTSLIPAFLAREIVLSSMAVIYSVEEGKKEEFEPRKALQEQGVAFVNALKESVLNLLSPMPKALEVKEEHSQLKSAIKNSMNPAQALAFMVFILLYTSCLGTVAVLQKEGGTKFALLFLAYSLAVAWVSGVIAYRLMSLLVG is encoded by the coding sequence ATGAGGATCAACGTAGCCCTTGTAGGAAATCCTAATGTAGGTAAAACGAGCCTTCTCAATCACATTGCAGGAACCACCCTACGTGTAGGCAACTGGGCGGGCACCACCGTAGAAAAAAAGGAAGGCAAAGCCTTTTACAAGGGCTATGAGATTTACTTGGTGGATTTGCCCGGCATTTACAGCCTTGAGCCCTTTTCCGAGGCGGAGCAGGTGGCAAGGGACTACCTTTTGAGCCAAAAGCCCGATGTGGTGGTAAATGTGCTGGAAACTCCCAACATGGAAAGGGACCTCCTACTAACCGCAGAACTACTGGAGATGGAATTGCCTACCGTGATTGCTTTAAACATGGTGGACGAAGCCCGAAGACTCGGCATAGAGGTGGATAAGGAAAAGCTTTCTGAACTTTTGGGAATAAAGGTAGTCCAAACCAACGGCAGGACTGGAGAGGGAAAAAGGGAACTTTTGGAGGCAATAGTCCAAAATTACGAGCAAAAGATAAAGCCCTTTTCCTTGAGGTACTCCCAAACTTTAGAAGAGTACCTTTCCAAGGTGGAGGGAAATACCAAGTTTGAAAAGATCAAAAAAGCCCAAGAACTTTACGGAGAGGATTTTGACAAACTTTTGAAGGATGAGAGATTTGCCTTTGCCCATGGCTTGTTCTACAAGGTGGTGAAAAAGGTAAATCAGGGTGCCTTTGAGCTGACGGACAGTTTAGATAAACTCCTTTTGCATCCAATTTTTGGTCTGTTTTTCTTTTTGTTTTTGATGTTTCTTATGTTCAAAATAGCTTTTGACTTTTCTGCCCCTTGGATGGAGTGGCTGGACGGTTTTATGAATAACTTTATCTCTCCTTTGATAGTTTATATTTTGGGCGAATCTTTGCTTTCAAGGTTTTTATCCGAGGCGGTTGTAGGTGGTGTGGGCTTTGTGCTTACCTTTTTACCCCTGATCGCAAGCATTCTTTTTATCCTTTCCCTGCTTGAGTTTTCTGGATATCTGCCAAGGGTTGCCTTTTTGATGGATGGCTTGATGCATAGGCTTGGACTGCATGGTACCAGTTTTATTCCCCTCCTTTTGGGCTTTGGTTGTAATGTGCCAGCTATAATGGCGTCAAGGGTTATGGAGACAAAGAGGGACAAACTCTTGGTTCTTGCAATGGTCCCCTTTATGAGCTGTCCCGCAAGGCTTGTGGTTTTTTCCTTCTTTGCGGTTCTCTTTTTTCCAAATCCCGCCCTTGTGATTTTTCTGCTCTATCTTTTTGGCGTTCTGGTTGCCTTTTTAACCTCCTTTTTCCTTCAAAAGCTGGTTTATAGAGGCTCTTTGCACCATATGATCTTGGAGCTACCACCCTACCGTTTGCCCGCCCTAAAGCTGGTGCTTAGGATCACCTGGGCACATGTGAAACATTTCATATACAGGGCTGGAACCCTAATATTTGCGGTTTCTGTGATCCTTTGGGCTATGCTAAATTTACCCCCGGGCGTTTCCAATCCAAAGGATAGTTTTGCGGGTTATGTGGGCAGGGCGTTGGTGCCCATATTCAAACCAATGGGGCTTGAAGATTGGCAGATTACCACATCCCTTATCCCCGCCTTTCTTGCCAGAGAGATAGTCCTTAGCTCTATGGCAGTGATCTACTCGGTGGAGGAAGGCAAGAAGGAAGAGTTTGAACCCAGAAAGGCACTGCAGGAGCAAGGAGTAGCCTTTGTCAATGCCCTTAAAGAATCGGTTCTTAACCTTTTGAGCCCTATGCCAAAAGCCCTTGAGGTGAAGGAGGAGCATTCTCAACTAAAGTCTGCCATTAAAAACTCCATGAACCCAGCCCAAGCCCTTGCCTTTATGGTCTTTATACTCTTGTACACCTCCTGCTTAGGCACGGTGGCAGTTTTGCAAAAGGAGGGGGGCACGAAGTTTGCCCTGCTGTTCTTAGCATACAGCCTTGCGGTGGCATGGGTCTCGGGGGTTATTGCTTATAGATTAATGAGCCTTTTAGTAGGTTAG
- a CDS encoding FeoA family protein produces MLEKVEVGKKVKVLDIEGKEDSLRKLQAMGIRKGKVLEVVQKLGRSIVVKVDHSKIAISKSLAQKIKVQ; encoded by the coding sequence GTGCTGGAAAAGGTAGAAGTAGGCAAGAAGGTTAAGGTTTTGGACATTGAAGGAAAGGAGGATAGCCTAAGAAAGCTTCAGGCTATGGGCATAAGGAAGGGTAAGGTATTGGAAGTGGTGCAGAAGCTTGGTAGGAGCATAGTGGTCAAAGTAGACCACTCTAAGATAGCCATCAGTAAGAGCTTGGCACAAAAGATAAAGGTTCAATGA
- a CDS encoding 6-carboxyhexanoate--CoA ligase → MISVRMRAELKGLHVSGAERIVDEGQVERVVKELLKRPKDYDKMVITLEKLEEIYLIPKALTIYSYDFDSVQSARDFAVKKLEEAGIRKDLAKKAIELLEKGPNPKGGNMRGAVLMDVKTGERLEPDQERGIRTVRVDWKDRKAIKLALLKRGIKRQYLHRLLDALALATKNVYCGVLAELCWSDDPDYTTGYVASKNLGYVRIKPLKEPNNPLGGRVYFVERDRVEEIINCLERKAVLVEAL, encoded by the coding sequence ATGATCAGCGTGCGTATGCGGGCGGAACTAAAGGGTCTCCATGTATCCGGAGCAGAGAGGATAGTGGATGAAGGGCAGGTGGAGAGGGTGGTAAAGGAACTACTAAAAAGACCAAAAGATTATGACAAGATGGTTATAACTCTAGAAAAGCTGGAGGAAATATACCTGATTCCCAAGGCTCTGACTATATACAGCTACGACTTTGACAGCGTTCAGTCTGCTCGGGACTTTGCGGTGAAGAAGTTGGAGGAGGCGGGTATAAGAAAAGATTTAGCCAAAAAGGCGATAGAACTTTTGGAAAAGGGTCCAAACCCAAAGGGTGGGAACATGAGGGGTGCAGTTCTTATGGATGTCAAAACTGGGGAAAGACTTGAGCCAGACCAAGAGAGAGGAATACGCACCGTTAGGGTTGATTGGAAGGACAGAAAAGCAATAAAGCTTGCCCTTTTGAAGAGGGGAATAAAAAGACAGTATTTACATAGGCTCCTGGACGCCTTAGCCCTTGCCACAAAGAATGTGTACTGTGGAGTTCTTGCAGAGCTCTGCTGGAGCGATGATCCCGATTACACCACCGGGTACGTGGCAAGCAAGAACTTAGGCTATGTGAGGATTAAACCTCTAAAAGAGCCCAATAACCCACTGGGCGGAAGGGTGTATTTTGTGGAGAGGGATAGGGTGGAGGAAATAATAAACTGTCTTGAGAGAAAGGCGGTGTTGGTGGAGGCGTTGTAA
- the argH gene encoding argininosuccinate lyase, with amino-acid sequence MQKPWEGRFREKTDELVEEFTQSVSFDQRLALQDIRQNLAHLKALRMAGIVSEEEEKLLRKGLEEIEQELKENRMEFSKAWEDVHMNIERRLIEKVGEVGGKIHTARSRNDQVVTDERLFIKEELLKILEGLRELRRTLVLLADRTVDVIVVSYTHLQRAQPIRLAHYFLAYREALLVDAMRFAHAYRLADSLPLGSGASAGVDFPIDRFFLARELGFRSLTRNSLYAVAERDFILEVLYACAVCGMHLSRLSEDLILWSSEEFGFVSLPDRFCTGSSIMPQKKNPDVLELIRGKTGRLYGNLFALLTVLKGLPYAYNRDLQEDKEPLFDSLDTLKSILVVLKPLLEGLSINSEKTYSSAGNFALATDLANYLVLKGMPFRQAHKVVGSLVAQLLEKGKSLEEVSLEELKAFSELFEEDALSLLKPEKVADRRKSYGGTAKEQVLLQLEVAKREEGL; translated from the coding sequence ATGCAAAAACCTTGGGAAGGACGCTTTAGGGAAAAAACTGACGAACTTGTGGAGGAATTTACCCAGTCTGTTAGCTTTGACCAACGGCTTGCCTTACAGGATATACGGCAAAATCTTGCCCACTTGAAGGCTCTTAGAATGGCAGGTATTGTCTCAGAGGAAGAAGAGAAGCTCTTAAGAAAGGGACTTGAGGAGATAGAGCAGGAATTAAAGGAAAACAGAATGGAGTTTTCCAAAGCTTGGGAAGATGTGCATATGAACATAGAAAGGAGGCTAATAGAAAAGGTGGGGGAGGTAGGTGGCAAAATTCACACCGCAAGGTCCCGCAACGACCAAGTAGTAACGGACGAGAGGCTATTTATAAAAGAAGAACTACTAAAGATATTGGAAGGCTTGAGGGAGCTAAGAAGAACCTTGGTGCTCTTGGCAGATAGAACGGTGGATGTGATAGTGGTCTCTTACACCCATCTTCAAAGGGCTCAGCCTATAAGGCTTGCTCACTACTTTTTAGCTTACAGGGAAGCTCTGCTGGTGGATGCCATGCGCTTTGCCCACGCCTACAGGTTGGCGGACAGCTTGCCCTTGGGTAGCGGTGCGTCCGCGGGTGTGGATTTTCCCATAGACCGGTTCTTTTTAGCCCGAGAGCTTGGCTTTAGGTCCCTAACAAGAAACTCCCTTTATGCGGTGGCGGAGAGAGACTTTATCCTTGAGGTTTTGTATGCCTGTGCGGTTTGCGGTATGCATCTTTCAAGGCTGTCTGAGGACCTGATCCTTTGGTCCTCTGAGGAGTTCGGTTTTGTTTCTCTACCCGATAGGTTCTGCACAGGAAGTTCCATAATGCCTCAGAAGAAGAACCCCGATGTATTGGAACTCATAAGAGGAAAGACAGGAAGGCTCTATGGCAACCTTTTTGCCCTTTTGACCGTCTTGAAGGGACTGCCTTACGCCTACAACAGGGACCTCCAAGAAGACAAGGAGCCCCTCTTTGACAGCTTGGACACCCTTAAAAGCATTCTAGTGGTCCTAAAGCCCCTATTGGAAGGGCTGAGTATAAACTCAGAAAAGACTTACTCTTCAGCGGGAAACTTTGCCTTGGCTACAGACCTGGCAAACTATTTAGTTTTAAAAGGTATGCCCTTTAGACAAGCCCACAAGGTGGTGGGTAGCCTGGTGGCACAGCTTTTGGAAAAAGGGAAAAGCTTGGAAGAAGTTAGCTTGGAAGAGCTAAAAGCTTTCTCGGAGCTTTTTGAGGAGGATGCCCTGAGCCTGCTAAAGCCCGAAAAGGTAGCAGACAGAAGGAAGAGCTACGGTGGTACTGCAAAAGAGCAGGTGCTTTTGCAATTAGAGGTTGCGAAGAGGGAGGAAGGACTATGA
- a CDS encoding nicotinate phosphoribosyltransferase, translating to MESTALITDLYELTMTQSYLEHGKTGKAVFSLFVRRLPENRNFLVACGLETLMKSLENFKFGDRELKYLKSLGIFKDWFLDYLRELELDLEFYALEEGTIFFQNEPILQVEGSLPKAQLIETLVINLIHFETLIASKAVRNYIAAKGKTLVDFGLRRAHSPMAGLLSARACYIGGFNGTSNLQAGMLYGIPVFGTMAHSYIMVFDQEEEAFRAFAKSFPDRVFLLIDTYNTVEGAKKALKLLKEGIKVLGVRIDSGDIPELCREVRRIFDQEGFKDVKILVSGGVDEYDIERWVSEGVPIDAFGVGTKLLTSADAPYLDIAYKLVEYEGKPKFKESPGKKTFPYKRQVWRFLKDGKFDYDKVSRFQEGGLVKRVSFPLPSLKEIRERVLEQINQLPEELKSLRKKVEYRVEVDE from the coding sequence ATGGAAAGCACTGCCCTAATTACAGACCTTTATGAGCTAACCATGACCCAAAGCTACTTGGAGCACGGAAAGACCGGGAAGGCTGTCTTTAGCCTATTCGTCAGGAGACTTCCGGAGAACAGAAATTTTTTAGTTGCCTGCGGGCTTGAAACACTGATGAAGAGTTTAGAAAACTTCAAATTTGGAGACAGGGAACTGAAATACCTAAAGAGTTTAGGTATATTCAAAGATTGGTTCTTGGACTATCTGAGGGAGCTGGAGCTGGACTTGGAATTTTACGCCTTGGAGGAGGGAACTATCTTCTTTCAAAACGAGCCCATCCTTCAGGTGGAGGGCTCCCTGCCAAAGGCTCAGCTCATAGAAACCTTAGTTATAAACCTAATACACTTTGAAACCTTAATTGCATCCAAAGCGGTAAGAAATTACATTGCCGCAAAGGGTAAAACTTTGGTGGATTTCGGGTTAAGAAGGGCACACTCTCCCATGGCTGGGCTACTTTCTGCAAGGGCATGCTACATAGGAGGTTTTAACGGCACCTCCAACCTTCAGGCGGGAATGTTATATGGCATACCCGTCTTTGGCACCATGGCACACTCTTACATAATGGTCTTTGATCAAGAAGAGGAAGCCTTCAGGGCTTTTGCAAAGAGCTTTCCAGACAGGGTCTTTTTGTTGATAGACACCTACAACACTGTGGAAGGGGCAAAAAAGGCTTTAAAGCTTCTGAAGGAAGGTATAAAGGTCTTGGGTGTAAGAATAGACAGCGGAGACATTCCGGAGCTTTGCAGAGAAGTAAGAAGGATCTTTGATCAGGAGGGCTTTAAGGATGTGAAAATTTTGGTCAGCGGAGGAGTGGATGAATACGATATAGAAAGATGGGTCTCCGAGGGTGTGCCCATAGACGCCTTTGGCGTTGGGACAAAGCTCTTGACCTCTGCAGATGCACCTTACCTGGACATAGCGTACAAGCTCGTGGAGTATGAGGGAAAGCCCAAATTCAAAGAGAGCCCTGGCAAGAAGACCTTTCCATACAAAAGGCAGGTTTGGAGGTTTTTGAAGGATGGAAAGTTTGATTACGATAAGGTCAGCAGGTTTCAAGAGGGTGGCTTGGTGAAAAGGGTAAGCTTTCCCCTGCCGAGCCTTAAGGAGATAAGGGAAAGGGTCTTAGAACAGATAAACCAGCTTCCGGAAGAGCTGAAAAGCTTAAGAAAGAAGGTAGAGTATAGGGTAGAAGTGGATGAATGA
- the acpS gene encoding holo-ACP synthase, translating into MIGVDIVSNERIRKAVERFGERFLKRIYTPLELEYCKKQADWIACLSARWAGKEAVLKAIYQSKGIVLKFSEIEILGDFGKPAKVRLLREELKDLKVLISLSHEREYSVAISIIITNGGFL; encoded by the coding sequence ATGATAGGCGTTGATATAGTTTCCAACGAAAGAATAAGGAAAGCAGTAGAAAGGTTCGGCGAGAGATTTTTAAAACGCATATACACTCCTTTGGAGCTTGAGTACTGCAAAAAACAGGCAGATTGGATAGCTTGCCTGTCAGCCCGTTGGGCGGGAAAGGAGGCAGTCTTAAAGGCGATTTATCAGAGCAAAGGGATCGTCCTAAAGTTCTCTGAGATTGAAATTTTGGGAGACTTTGGAAAGCCCGCAAAGGTTAGACTCTTGAGGGAAGAGCTCAAGGACCTAAAGGTACTTATTTCTCTGTCCCACGAGAGGGAGTACTCGGTGGCAATTTCTATTATAATTACTAATGGAGGTTTTTTATGA
- a CDS encoding DsbC family protein, translated as MKKKKILAFGLFVSFLSAGLASCQQSKACPTEDKIKTGVKELIPQEFKVESIQTLKDIPGLCEVVIKVGAQPLVFYTDKEMKYVLAGNLISLADKKNITRERQQEFMKVSQDLLKELEKHKDFAFGKVGSQKYIYLWTDPDCPFCKRSEPIVEKWANEKGVEVRVILFPLPIHPQAFGKSVALVCDKKGWEEYKSGYNSNNQCEDGKKKIESNLQLAEKYGISGTPTFIGMNGRIHAGVPTEQDLDRLIQ; from the coding sequence ATGAAAAAGAAAAAGATTTTAGCCTTTGGGTTGTTTGTAAGCTTTCTGTCTGCTGGGCTTGCAAGCTGTCAGCAGAGTAAGGCTTGTCCCACTGAGGATAAGATAAAGACGGGCGTCAAGGAGCTTATCCCTCAAGAGTTTAAGGTAGAGAGCATTCAGACACTAAAGGATATTCCGGGACTTTGTGAGGTGGTTATAAAAGTGGGAGCCCAACCTCTTGTTTTTTACACAGACAAAGAAATGAAGTATGTGCTGGCTGGCAATCTCATAAGCCTTGCGGACAAGAAGAACATCACCAGAGAAAGACAGCAGGAGTTTATGAAGGTTAGCCAAGACCTTCTGAAGGAACTTGAAAAGCACAAGGACTTCGCCTTTGGTAAAGTAGGTTCCCAAAAGTATATTTATCTATGGACAGACCCAGACTGTCCCTTCTGCAAAAGGTCTGAGCCCATAGTGGAAAAATGGGCTAATGAAAAGGGAGTAGAGGTTCGTGTAATCCTTTTCCCGCTACCCATACATCCGCAGGCTTTTGGAAAGTCTGTTGCCTTGGTATGCGACAAAAAGGGATGGGAAGAGTATAAAAGTGGGTATAACTCCAACAATCAGTGCGAGGATGGAAAGAAAAAGATTGAAAGCAACTTACAGCTTGCAGAAAAATATGGCATAAGTGGGACGCCCACTTTCATAGGCATGAACGGCAGAATCCATGCGGGTGTGCCCACAGAACAGGATCTGGATAGGCTTATACAATGA
- a CDS encoding sodium-dependent transporter, with translation MKRETWQTKIGLIFAAAGNAIGLGNLLRFPSKVALYGGGAFMVPYFVALFLLGIPLMLIEWVIGRYAGAKGHGSMTGIIGSFFNHSYGSRVIGSIGVSIPVLIVCYYIYIESWTLGFAFLSLLGKMPQPVQSPDYKAAMEPYVSFFKDYTEPSLTALVFLVITLAINWVILQRGIVKGIELTAKYGLPLLILMGIFLGFVSLSMNGWKGVEGLLFIYTPDFSKLSDPQVWLEASGQIFFTLSLGMGAIATYASYVKRNEDAVKAGLWTAGLNEFVEVVIGASIAIPAAFAVFGALAVPELAKEGTFRIGFMTMPAILMSLPFGSLLSTVWFFLLFIAALTSSLALTQPLVALLEDEMRWSHSKAVNVSMLLVSAGAFLSAFVPGFIDDVDFWAGTLMLLFFGLLEIIIFVWIFGVNNFHRELNTNSFIRIPKALVYFFAVVSPVFLVILLYFWGVTKLPEVLSQTEPGVLIARAFVIFVLVLIAFFSVESRRRYLAGPHM, from the coding sequence ATGAAGAGGGAAACTTGGCAAACTAAGATAGGGCTTATTTTTGCTGCGGCGGGCAACGCGATAGGATTAGGAAACCTTCTAAGATTCCCATCCAAGGTAGCCCTATACGGTGGTGGGGCCTTTATGGTTCCATACTTTGTTGCCCTCTTCCTCCTGGGCATTCCCTTAATGCTCATAGAGTGGGTTATAGGTAGGTATGCGGGGGCAAAGGGGCATGGCTCTATGACTGGCATAATAGGTTCCTTCTTCAACCACTCCTACGGCTCAAGGGTTATCGGCTCCATCGGAGTTTCCATTCCCGTCCTCATAGTTTGCTATTACATATACATAGAATCTTGGACCCTGGGCTTTGCCTTTCTGTCTCTGCTTGGAAAGATGCCTCAGCCTGTGCAAAGTCCTGACTACAAAGCCGCCATGGAACCATATGTTTCCTTTTTCAAGGACTACACAGAACCCTCTTTAACTGCCCTTGTTTTCTTGGTGATTACCTTAGCCATCAACTGGGTAATCCTTCAGAGGGGTATAGTTAAGGGCATAGAGCTAACCGCCAAGTACGGTCTTCCATTGCTAATTTTAATGGGAATCTTCTTGGGCTTTGTATCTTTGAGTATGAACGGATGGAAGGGTGTGGAGGGCTTGCTTTTCATATACACCCCCGATTTTTCAAAGCTTTCGGACCCTCAGGTTTGGCTTGAGGCTTCGGGTCAAATATTCTTTACTCTATCCTTGGGTATGGGTGCTATCGCAACTTATGCCAGCTATGTCAAGAGGAACGAGGATGCGGTAAAGGCTGGTTTGTGGACTGCCGGTCTTAATGAGTTTGTGGAGGTGGTTATCGGTGCCAGCATAGCCATTCCTGCCGCCTTTGCGGTCTTTGGTGCTTTGGCGGTTCCAGAGCTTGCAAAAGAGGGAACATTCCGCATTGGCTTTATGACCATGCCAGCCATTTTAATGTCTTTGCCCTTCGGAAGCCTGCTATCTACTGTTTGGTTTTTCCTGCTCTTCATAGCGGCCCTTACCTCCTCTTTAGCCCTAACACAGCCTTTGGTTGCTCTATTAGAGGACGAGATGAGATGGAGCCACTCCAAGGCGGTTAATGTGTCTATGCTTTTGGTGAGCGCGGGTGCCTTTTTGTCTGCCTTTGTGCCAGGCTTTATAGACGATGTGGATTTTTGGGCGGGCACATTGATGCTCCTGTTCTTTGGTCTTTTGGAGATCATAATCTTTGTTTGGATCTTTGGTGTTAATAACTTTCACAGGGAGCTAAACACCAACAGCTTTATAAGAATTCCAAAGGCATTGGTCTATTTCTTTGCAGTTGTCTCACCGGTATTTTTGGTTATCCTTCTGTATTTCTGGGGTGTTACCAAACTACCAGAGGTTTTATCTCAGACGGAGCCGGGCGTTCTCATTGCAAGGGCTTTTGTTATATTTGTGCTCGTGCTTATTGCCTTCTTTTCTGTGGAAAGCAGGAGGAGGTATCTGGCGGGTCCTCACATGTGA
- the thiS gene encoding sulfur carrier protein ThiS, whose translation MRIYLNGEELEVPEGITISELIKSLNIQVREVGFAVAVNEEVVPKSKYESYKLSEGDKVEIVHLVGGG comes from the coding sequence ATGAGGATATATCTCAACGGAGAAGAGTTGGAAGTTCCTGAAGGTATTACGATTTCTGAGCTTATCAAAAGTTTAAACATTCAAGTGAGGGAAGTGGGCTTTGCAGTGGCAGTCAACGAGGAAGTGGTGCCAAAATCTAAGTACGAAAGCTACAAACTATCGGAGGGGGACAAAGTGGAAATTGTGCATCTGGTGGGTGGTGGCTGA
- a CDS encoding ABC transporter ATP-binding protein, translated as MEHSVIRFSLKKKLHGAQGDLLLELEFEMEEEEFIVVLGPSGSGKTTLLRMLAGLEKPEEGYIEVKGEVWYDSKRGINLPPQKRDVGFVFQDYALFPNMSLFENIAFGMKKKDLQRVMELLRLAGLEQLKDKKPSVLSGGQKQRVALLRALAREPKLLLLDEPLSALDPETAIILREEIKKFQRSFNIPTIMVSHNREDALSLASRVLLLSEGKIKSVGKPKDVLFSRRESPKFSLNGIVLEKEIAEYACILSVAVGSEVVQVVVPKDQEKEFKPGDRVLLSTKAFVPIVRKA; from the coding sequence GTGGAGCATTCTGTGATAAGGTTTAGCTTAAAAAAGAAGCTTCACGGCGCTCAGGGAGACTTACTTTTGGAGTTGGAGTTTGAAATGGAAGAAGAGGAGTTTATTGTAGTCCTTGGACCATCTGGCAGTGGGAAGACAACCCTTTTGAGAATGCTGGCAGGTTTAGAAAAGCCAGAGGAAGGATACATAGAGGTAAAGGGTGAAGTCTGGTATGACTCAAAAAGAGGTATAAACTTACCACCGCAGAAGAGGGATGTGGGCTTTGTCTTTCAGGATTACGCCCTATTCCCAAACATGAGCCTTTTTGAAAACATAGCCTTTGGAATGAAGAAGAAGGACCTACAGAGGGTTATGGAGCTCTTGAGGTTGGCAGGCTTAGAACAGCTAAAGGACAAAAAGCCAAGCGTTCTTTCGGGTGGACAAAAACAGAGGGTAGCCTTGCTTAGGGCTTTGGCAAGGGAACCGAAGCTTTTGCTGTTGGATGAGCCCCTCTCTGCCCTTGACCCGGAGACCGCCATAATCCTCAGAGAAGAAATAAAGAAGTTCCAAAGGAGCTTTAACATACCCACAATTATGGTGTCCCACAACAGGGAGGATGCCCTAAGCTTGGCAAGCAGGGTGCTTTTGCTCTCCGAAGGAAAGATAAAGTCGGTAGGAAAGCCAAAGGATGTGCTCTTTTCAAGGAGAGAATCTCCTAAGTTTTCTTTGAACGGCATAGTTCTTGAAAAAGAAATTGCAGAATATGCTTGTATTCTCAGTGTGGCGGTTGGGTCTGAGGTGGTTCAGGTGGTGGTGCCAAAGGATCAGGAGAAGGAGTTCAAGCCGGGAGACAGGGTGCTTTTATCTACAAAAGCTTTTGTTCCCATAGTTCGTAAAGCTTAG
- the modB gene encoding molybdate ABC transporter permease subunit, whose translation MNSLDFTPFWLTLELSFWTTLILLLLGIPLAYFLAYSRSRYTSLVEALVSLPLVLPPTVLGFYLLLVLNKEGFIGSLWYRLFGKQLVFHFEGILVASVIYSLPMMVHPLTAGFRSVPKNLIEASYTLGKSKWETLIKVILPNMKASVLTGIVLSFAHTLGEFGVVLMVGGNIEGETRVISIAIYSAVEALDYTTAHVYSLVLLLFSVFSLTALYVLNRRWSIL comes from the coding sequence ATGAATAGCTTGGACTTTACACCCTTTTGGCTTACCTTGGAGCTCTCCTTTTGGACTACCCTTATACTGCTCCTTTTGGGTATTCCACTGGCTTACTTTTTAGCGTACAGCAGAAGTAGATACACCTCTTTGGTGGAGGCTTTAGTTTCCCTGCCCTTGGTTCTTCCTCCAACCGTTTTGGGCTTTTATCTACTTTTGGTTTTGAACAAAGAGGGTTTTATTGGCTCCCTTTGGTATAGGCTTTTTGGAAAGCAACTGGTTTTTCATTTTGAGGGGATTTTGGTTGCCTCTGTGATCTACAGCTTGCCTATGATGGTTCATCCTCTCACCGCGGGCTTTAGGTCTGTGCCCAAAAATCTCATAGAAGCCAGCTATACTTTGGGAAAATCCAAGTGGGAGACACTTATCAAGGTAATCCTTCCCAACATGAAGGCTTCCGTGCTTACAGGTATAGTTCTCTCCTTTGCCCACACCTTGGGGGAGTTTGGTGTAGTTCTGATGGTGGGCGGAAACATTGAGGGGGAAACAAGGGTGATCTCCATAGCCATATACTCTGCGGTGGAAGCCCTTGATTACACCACCGCCCATGTTTATTCCCTTGTGCTCTTACTTTTTTCTGTATTCTCCCTTACCGCATTATATGTGCTAAACAGGAGGTGGAGCATTCTGTGA
- a CDS encoding TOBE domain-containing protein has protein sequence MNTIKGTVISINSANGVSEVEVKTPLGSIYAVVLESPGEAEFVKQNKQVKCIFKETEVLLLREKVSQINLFKGTIRSLEKGRVLSMLVVDCKGQEIRVMLTSRQVDTLGLSQGTKVYMLLSPMHVILEAEDE, from the coding sequence ATGAACACCATAAAAGGCACTGTTATCTCTATAAATTCCGCCAACGGTGTATCTGAGGTGGAGGTTAAAACTCCCTTGGGAAGCATCTACGCGGTGGTACTGGAAAGCCCTGGAGAGGCAGAGTTTGTGAAGCAAAACAAGCAAGTAAAATGTATCTTCAAAGAGACGGAGGTTTTACTTCTGAGGGAGAAGGTCTCCCAGATAAATCTTTTTAAGGGAACTATAAGGTCCTTAGAAAAAGGTCGCGTGCTCTCTATGTTGGTGGTGGATTGCAAAGGGCAGGAAATAAGAGTTATGCTCACAAGCAGGCAGGTGGATACCCTTGGACTCTCTCAAGGAACAAAAGTTTATATGCTCCTCTCACCCATGCATGTGATTTTGGAGGCAGAGGATGAATAG